The genomic stretch CGAGAGTGGAACCCCCTCCCTCCACCCAAGATCGGAAGAAAGATGATCAACAAGGTCAACGACCTGCGCACCCTCGTCCGCGGACGGGTTCTGCTCCCCGGAGACGACGGCTTCGACCAGGCCCGGCGCCCCTGGAACCTCGCAGTCGAACAGGCTGTTCCCGCCGTGGTCGAAGCGGCCGACGCCGCCGACGTCGCGGCCGTGGTCCGCTTCGCCCGCGCCCGCGGAATGGCCGTCTCGGCCCAGCCCAACGGCCATGGCGCCACCACGAACCTGGACGGCGCCATTCTGCTGCGCACCCGCCGTCTGGATTCCCTCCAGATCGATCCGGCCGCCCGGCGCGCCCGCGTCGGCGCGGGCGTGTCCTCGGGCAGCCTCCAGGCCGCCGCAGCGCCGCACGGCCTGACCGGCCTGCCCGGCAGCTCACCGGTCGTCAGCGTCAACGGTGTCGCCCTCGGCGGCGGGCTGAGCTGGTTCGGCCGCAAGTACGGCTGGGTCGCCGACAGCGTCACCGCATTCGACATCGTGGACGCCGAAGGGCGGCAGCGGCGCCTCACTGCCGACACCGACCCCGACCTGTTCTGGGCCATGCGCGGTGGTGGCGGCTCCTTCGCGATCGTCACCGCCCTGGAGCTCTCCCTCCACCACGCGCCGCACCTGTACGGCGGCCGGCTACTGTGGCCCACCAAGCATGCCCCGGACGTGATGGACGCCTACCGCCAGATCACCGCCACCGCCCCCGACGACCTGACTGTCTGGCTGGACCTGCTGCACTTCCCCGGCTCCGACCCCATGATCGCCCTTGATGCCGCCTACCTCGGCCAGGCCGCCGCGGCCCGCGACCTGCTCAGCCCCCTGGACCGCCTGCCCCACCCCCTCGCCGACAGCAGACGAACCATGACGGTCGCCGAACTCGGCACCATCACCGCCGAACCCACCGACCCCAGCGCGGGCTCCTCACGCGCCGAACTGCTCACCGACCTGGACGACACCGCGGCCAAGACCCTGCTGGCCGATCCGATCGCCCCGCTGATGAGCGTGCAGATACGCCACCTGGGCGGCGCGTTCACCCGCCCGTCCGACAGCCCCCACGGCCCACTGGCCGAGCCCTACGCGCTCTACCTGTTCGGCGTGCCGGCCGACCCGGCGACGGGCGAGGCCATCACCGCCAAACAACGCGCGCTCGCCGACGCTCTCCCGGTGAGCGGACGCAAACCCTTCACCTTTCTCAGCCCCGGCGAGACAGCGGCCGACGCCTTCCCTCCCGCTGCGCTCCATCGCCTTCGCGACCTCGAACGCCACCACAACCCGCACAACACCTTCCGCGCCAACTTCCCCATCTCCGGCTGAATGCATTTCGTTTATGCCCGAGAGCTTGTCACCTGAAGTGTGTAAAGATCGTTTCTGGGTGATGGAGAACCCTCTTTA from Nonomuraea polychroma encodes the following:
- a CDS encoding FAD-binding oxidoreductase; translation: MINKVNDLRTLVRGRVLLPGDDGFDQARRPWNLAVEQAVPAVVEAADAADVAAVVRFARARGMAVSAQPNGHGATTNLDGAILLRTRRLDSLQIDPAARRARVGAGVSSGSLQAAAAPHGLTGLPGSSPVVSVNGVALGGGLSWFGRKYGWVADSVTAFDIVDAEGRQRRLTADTDPDLFWAMRGGGGSFAIVTALELSLHHAPHLYGGRLLWPTKHAPDVMDAYRQITATAPDDLTVWLDLLHFPGSDPMIALDAAYLGQAAAARDLLSPLDRLPHPLADSRRTMTVAELGTITAEPTDPSAGSSRAELLTDLDDTAAKTLLADPIAPLMSVQIRHLGGAFTRPSDSPHGPLAEPYALYLFGVPADPATGEAITAKQRALADALPVSGRKPFTFLSPGETAADAFPPAALHRLRDLERHHNPHNTFRANFPISG